A genomic region of Notamacropus eugenii isolate mMacEug1 chromosome 3, mMacEug1.pri_v2, whole genome shotgun sequence contains the following coding sequences:
- the SSMEM1 gene encoding serine-rich single-pass membrane protein 1 isoform X2 codes for MSEKKDASQSTDSGTNNSGCKDAYCKRHNKSTIWESFRKIFKKKPKHMQLSPVTDSEVALINAYLERRRARLHSQVNQMNQGPHDSDTTDRDSMDSNSGASSWKESETEHHLTPASLRRRKIAQRQRNLGSYQIRERPCLHCKAMRTSEWLTRHFLHPPTAPPPVDGDIPEESSLVEINTKFSRI; via the exons ATGTCTGAGAAAAAGGATGCCTCACAATCAACAGACAGTGGGACAAACAATTCAGGATGTAAAG ATGCCTACTGTAAGCGACATAACAAAAGCACCATCTGGGAATCTTTTAGAAAGATCTTTaagaagaaaccaaaacataTGCAACTTTCGCCTGTAACTGACTCAGAAGTGGCACTTATTAATGCCTACCTAGAAAGGAGAAGAGCCAGACTCCACTCACAAGTGAACCAGATGAATCAAGGCCCCCATGATAGTGATACCACTGATAGAGACAGTATGGACTCTAATTCAGGAGCCTCCTCCTGGAAGGAGAGTGAGACTGAACATCATCTAACACCAGCCAGCCTTAGAAGAAGAAAGATAGCTCAAAGGCAGAGGAACCTTGGAAGCTACCAAATCAGGGAAAGGCCTTGCCTCCATTGTAAAGCTATGAGAACCAGTGAATGGCTGACTCGCCACTTCCTTCATCCTCCTACAGCACCTCCTCCAGTGGATGGAGATATTCCAGAGGAGAGTTCTCTAGTAGAAATtaacacaaaattcagtagaatTTGA
- the SSMEM1 gene encoding serine-rich single-pass membrane protein 1 isoform X1, producing the protein MGLLYSLFRLMDHPRKPLNFIPKPEYECRKDDSCGAVGNFLLWYFIIMLLLMIIYRAALWMSEKKDASQSTDSGTNNSGCKDAYCKRHNKSTIWESFRKIFKKKPKHMQLSPVTDSEVALINAYLERRRARLHSQVNQMNQGPHDSDTTDRDSMDSNSGASSWKESETEHHLTPASLRRRKIAQRQRNLGSYQIRERPCLHCKAMRTSEWLTRHFLHPPTAPPPVDGDIPEESSLVEINTKFSRI; encoded by the exons ATGGGACTCCTTTATTCCCTTTTCCGTTTGATGGACCATCCCAGGAAGCCTTTGAATTTCATTCCAAAACCAGAGTATGAATGCCGAAAGGATGACTCTTGTGGGGCAGTAGGGAACTTTCTGCTTTGGTACTTTATCATCATGTTGCTCTTGATGATCATCTATAGGGCTGCTCTCTGG ATGTCTGAGAAAAAGGATGCCTCACAATCAACAGACAGTGGGACAAACAATTCAGGATGTAAAG ATGCCTACTGTAAGCGACATAACAAAAGCACCATCTGGGAATCTTTTAGAAAGATCTTTaagaagaaaccaaaacataTGCAACTTTCGCCTGTAACTGACTCAGAAGTGGCACTTATTAATGCCTACCTAGAAAGGAGAAGAGCCAGACTCCACTCACAAGTGAACCAGATGAATCAAGGCCCCCATGATAGTGATACCACTGATAGAGACAGTATGGACTCTAATTCAGGAGCCTCCTCCTGGAAGGAGAGTGAGACTGAACATCATCTAACACCAGCCAGCCTTAGAAGAAGAAAGATAGCTCAAAGGCAGAGGAACCTTGGAAGCTACCAAATCAGGGAAAGGCCTTGCCTCCATTGTAAAGCTATGAGAACCAGTGAATGGCTGACTCGCCACTTCCTTCATCCTCCTACAGCACCTCCTCCAGTGGATGGAGATATTCCAGAGGAGAGTTCTCTAGTAGAAATtaacacaaaattcagtagaatTTGA
- the TMEM209 gene encoding transmembrane protein 209 isoform X1 has translation MQREQSPSASLIDRTIKMRKETEDRKVVLAWGLLNVSVAGMIYTEMTGKLLSSYYNVTYWPLWYIELVLASLFSLNALFDFWRYFKYTVAPTNLVMSPGQQTLLGLKTTVVQTTPPRELVANNIPPSTPSPPIQGQSVLSYSPSRSPSTSPKFTMTGYSPQLQGLSSGSSSSYSPGVTYSPSSSYSKVSGYSPSPGSSPYPTTIGPAESSGLRSRYRASPTVYNSPTGKEDYMTDLRTLDNFLRGEEEKQHRVQLGSTDSTSPSSSPTFWNYSRSVGDYAQTLKKFQYQLACRSQAPSANKDETDLGSKQAAEEVWARVTMNRQLLEHMDSWTAKFRNWINETILVPLVQEIDSVSTQMRRMGCPELQIGEASITSLKQAALVKAPLIPTLNTIVQYLDLTPNQEYLFERIKELSQGGCMSSFRWNRGGDFKARKWDTDLPTDSAIIMHVFCTYLDSRLPPHPKYPDGKTFTSQHFVQTPNKPDITNENVFCIYQSNINPPHYELIYQRHVYSLPKDRNNMFHTLLMFLYIIKTKESGMLGRVNLGLSGVNILWIFGK, from the exons ATGCAAAGAGAACAGAGTCCCTCTGCTTCCCTCATTGATAGAACCATCAagatgagaaaagagacagaagataGGAAAGTAGTTTTAGCTTGGGGACTCCTAAATGTTTCTGTGGCTGGCATGATATATACTGAAAT gacTGGGAAATTATTAAGTTCATACTATAATGTTACATACTGGCCCCTCTGGTATATTG AGCTTGTGCTTGCGTCTCTCTTCAGCCTGAATGCCTTATTTGATTTCTGGAGGTATTTCAAATATACTGTAGCACCTACAAATCTGGTCATGAGTCCTGGACAGCAAACACTTTTAGGATTGAaaacaactg TTGTGCAAACCACTCCTCCACGTGAACTGGTGGCAAACAATATCCCTCCCTCTACACCTTCTCCTCCAATACAGGGTCAAAGTGTACTGAGTTATAGCCCATCTCGTTCACCCAGTACAAGCCCCAAGTTTACTATGACGGGATATAGCCCTCAACTTCAAGGCCTGTCATCAGGCAGTAGTAGTTCTTACAGCCCTGGAGTGACCTACTCACCTAGCAGTAGTTATAGTAAG GTGTCTGGTTATAGTCCTTCCCCTGGTTCTTCTCCATATCCTACAACCATCGGTCCAGCAGAGAGCTCTGGCTTGAGATCTCGTTACCGGGCTTCACCAACTGTCTACAATTCTCCAACTGGCAAAGAAGACTACATGACAGATCTCAGAACCCTGGACAATTTTCTtcgaggggaagaagagaagcaacATAGGGTTCAGCTGG GGAGTACAGATTCTACTTCACCTTCTAGCAGTCCTACTTTCTGGAACTACAGTCGCTCCGTGGGTGATTATGCACAGACGCTAAAGAAGTTTCAATACCAGCTCGCTTGCAGGTCCCAGGCCCCAAGTGCTAACAAGGATGAAACTGACCTTGGTTCTAAACAGGCTGCAGAAGAg GTGTGGGCAAGAGTGACTATGAATCGACAACTTCTTGAGCATATGGATTCGTGGACTGCCAAGTTTAGAAAT tggATCAATGAAACAATATTAGTACCACTTGTTCAAGAAATTGATTCTGTCAGTACACAAATGAGAAGAATGGGCTGCCCGGAGCTACAGATAGGAG AAGCTAGTATAACTAGCTTGAAACAAGCTGCCCTGGTCAAAGCTCCACTCATTCCAACTTTGAATACTATAGTGCAATATCTAGACCTTACCCCAAATCAAGAATACTTATTTGAAAGGATTAAAG AactctcccagggtggttgtatGAGCTCATTTCGATGGAATAGAGGTGGGGACTTCAAAGCACGAAAATGGGATACAGACTTGCCCACTGATTCTGCT ATCATTATGCATGTATTTTGTACTTACCTTGACTCTAGACTACCTCCACATCCTAAGTATCCTGATGGAAAAACATTTACTTCTCAGCACTTTGTCCAGACACCAAATAAGCCAG ACATTACAAATGAAAACGTTTTTTGCATCTACCAGAGCAACATTAATCCTCCCCATTATGAGCTGATTTACCAGCGTCACGTATACAGTCTGCCAAAG gaTAGAAATAACATGTTCCATACATTATTGATGTTCTTATACATCATAAAGACCAAAGAGTCAGGAATGCTTGG
- the TMEM209 gene encoding transmembrane protein 209 isoform X2, whose translation MSPGQQTLLGLKTTVVQTTPPRELVANNIPPSTPSPPIQGQSVLSYSPSRSPSTSPKFTMTGYSPQLQGLSSGSSSSYSPGVTYSPSSSYSKVSGYSPSPGSSPYPTTIGPAESSGLRSRYRASPTVYNSPTGKEDYMTDLRTLDNFLRGEEEKQHRVQLGSTDSTSPSSSPTFWNYSRSVGDYAQTLKKFQYQLACRSQAPSANKDETDLGSKQAAEEVWARVTMNRQLLEHMDSWTAKFRNWINETILVPLVQEIDSVSTQMRRMGCPELQIGEASITSLKQAALVKAPLIPTLNTIVQYLDLTPNQEYLFERIKELSQGGCMSSFRWNRGGDFKARKWDTDLPTDSAIIMHVFCTYLDSRLPPHPKYPDGKTFTSQHFVQTPNKPDITNENVFCIYQSNINPPHYELIYQRHVYSLPKDRNNMFHTLLMFLYIIKTKESGMLGRVNLGLSGVNILWIFGK comes from the exons ATGAGTCCTGGACAGCAAACACTTTTAGGATTGAaaacaactg TTGTGCAAACCACTCCTCCACGTGAACTGGTGGCAAACAATATCCCTCCCTCTACACCTTCTCCTCCAATACAGGGTCAAAGTGTACTGAGTTATAGCCCATCTCGTTCACCCAGTACAAGCCCCAAGTTTACTATGACGGGATATAGCCCTCAACTTCAAGGCCTGTCATCAGGCAGTAGTAGTTCTTACAGCCCTGGAGTGACCTACTCACCTAGCAGTAGTTATAGTAAG GTGTCTGGTTATAGTCCTTCCCCTGGTTCTTCTCCATATCCTACAACCATCGGTCCAGCAGAGAGCTCTGGCTTGAGATCTCGTTACCGGGCTTCACCAACTGTCTACAATTCTCCAACTGGCAAAGAAGACTACATGACAGATCTCAGAACCCTGGACAATTTTCTtcgaggggaagaagagaagcaacATAGGGTTCAGCTGG GGAGTACAGATTCTACTTCACCTTCTAGCAGTCCTACTTTCTGGAACTACAGTCGCTCCGTGGGTGATTATGCACAGACGCTAAAGAAGTTTCAATACCAGCTCGCTTGCAGGTCCCAGGCCCCAAGTGCTAACAAGGATGAAACTGACCTTGGTTCTAAACAGGCTGCAGAAGAg GTGTGGGCAAGAGTGACTATGAATCGACAACTTCTTGAGCATATGGATTCGTGGACTGCCAAGTTTAGAAAT tggATCAATGAAACAATATTAGTACCACTTGTTCAAGAAATTGATTCTGTCAGTACACAAATGAGAAGAATGGGCTGCCCGGAGCTACAGATAGGAG AAGCTAGTATAACTAGCTTGAAACAAGCTGCCCTGGTCAAAGCTCCACTCATTCCAACTTTGAATACTATAGTGCAATATCTAGACCTTACCCCAAATCAAGAATACTTATTTGAAAGGATTAAAG AactctcccagggtggttgtatGAGCTCATTTCGATGGAATAGAGGTGGGGACTTCAAAGCACGAAAATGGGATACAGACTTGCCCACTGATTCTGCT ATCATTATGCATGTATTTTGTACTTACCTTGACTCTAGACTACCTCCACATCCTAAGTATCCTGATGGAAAAACATTTACTTCTCAGCACTTTGTCCAGACACCAAATAAGCCAG ACATTACAAATGAAAACGTTTTTTGCATCTACCAGAGCAACATTAATCCTCCCCATTATGAGCTGATTTACCAGCGTCACGTATACAGTCTGCCAAAG gaTAGAAATAACATGTTCCATACATTATTGATGTTCTTATACATCATAAAGACCAAAGAGTCAGGAATGCTTGG